One genomic window of Erinaceus europaeus chromosome 7, mEriEur2.1, whole genome shotgun sequence includes the following:
- the NPPC gene encoding C-type natriuretic peptide yields the protein MHLSQLLACALLLTLLSPRPCEAKPGAPPKAPRTPPGEELAEPQAAGGGPKKGDKAPGGGGANAKGDRSRLLRDLRVDTKSRAAWARLLHEHPGARKYKGGNKKGLSKGCFGLKLDRIGSMSGLGC from the exons ATGCACCTCTCCCAGCTGCTGGCCTGCGCCCTGCTGCTCACGCTGCTCTCGCCGCGGCCCTGCGAAGCCAAGCCTGGGGCGCCCCCGAAG GCGCCGCGCACCCCGCCCGGGGAGGAGCTAGCGGAGCCCCAGGCTGCAGGCGGGGGTCCCAAGAAGGGCGACAAGGCGCCCGGGGGCGGCGGCGCCAACGCCAAGGGCGACCGGTCGCGACTGCTGAGGGACCTGCGCGTGGACACCAAGTCGCGAGCCGCCTGGGCCCGCCTGCTGCACGAGCACCCAGGCGCGCGCAAGTACAAAGGCGGCAACAAGAAGGGCTTGTCCAAGGGCTGCTTCGGCCTCAAGCTGGACCGGATCGGCTCCATGAGCGGCCTGGGATGTTAG